A DNA window from Hordeum vulgare subsp. vulgare chromosome 1H, MorexV3_pseudomolecules_assembly, whole genome shotgun sequence contains the following coding sequences:
- the LOC123427702 gene encoding uncharacterized protein LOC123427702 isoform X4, with amino-acid sequence MPLSVQQQRPDSVPRGPDPTIPNRPRPDPTSPPRLQQLPSLLHLPDVTPDLHWSFLPKKKFKKVQVHVLVTSSFSSSRSTDEAKDLDDTSTGPSLTNDPDNAGAPPAPTR; translated from the exons ATGCCGCTGTCG GTGCAGCAACAGCGGCCGGATTCGGTGCCCCGAGGGCCAGATCCAACCATCCCCAACCGCCCTCGCCCGGATCCGACCTCGCCCCCTCGCCTCCAGCAACTCCCGTCGTTGCTGCATTTGCCCGATGTAACACCG GACTTACATTGGTCGTTTttgcccaagaagaaattcaagaaggttcaagttcatgtgttggtgaccagttcattttcttcatcgcgCTCGACGGATGAAGCTAAGGATCTTGATGACACTTCTACCGGTCCCTCATTGACAAACGACCCTGACAACGCTGGCGCTCCTCCAGCACCAACAAGATGA
- the LOC123427702 gene encoding uncharacterized protein LOC123427702 isoform X1 yields the protein MDQGVFPNSQPRGSPWHPRRCSSSPASRSNKPLVTLSEHQARTPQLPCFIPSSLLLPLSRLISHIPHSSQSLVPWSKQCYHNVALPLNSSGRPGRCRMLQLDHAAVGAATAAGFGAPRARSNHPQPPSPGSDLAPSPPATPVVAAFARCNTDAILSLSRPSSQNEDRTASWALHALTSSSATMKKKMTAGQGKRPSPNKVVFDVPSGSEDDEVDNAELSEIIKSKQERVAQAKGKNIPLMLEPRVMLDFIDVWYQNPQTPIDDLKLPPGPSHVLMTFIDQEKWKVEKAKRATK from the exons ATGGATCAAGGTGTTTTCCCCAACTCACAGCCGCGTGGGTCTCCATGGCACCCAAGGAGATGCTCCTCGTCCCCTGCAAGCCGAAGCAACAAGCCCCTCGTGACTTTGTCGGAGCACCAGGCTAGGACCCCGCAGCTCCCTTGCTTCATTCCCTCTTCCCTGCTTCTTCCTCTCTCTCGTCTCATCTCTCACATCCCTCATTCCTCACAAAGCCTCGTGCCATGGAGCAAGCAGTGCTACCATAATGTCGCATTGCCTCTGAACAGCTCAGGTCGCCCTGGACGTTGTAGGATGCTCCAGCTCGACCATGCCGCTGTCG GTGCAGCAACAGCGGCCGGATTCGGTGCCCCGAGGGCCAGATCCAACCATCCCCAACCGCCCTCGCCCGGATCCGACCTCGCCCCCTCGCCTCCAGCAACTCCCGTCGTTGCTGCATTTGCCCGATGTAACACCG ATGCGATTCTATCCCTATCAAGACCCTCGAGCCAAAATGAGGATAGGACTGCATCATGGGCGTTACATGCACTCACTTCTTCAAGTGcaaccatgaagaaaaagatgactgcTGGACAAGGCAAAAGACCAAGTCCTAACAAAGTAGTCTTTGATGTTCCCTCAGGATCTGAGGATGATGAAGTTGACAATGCCGAACTTTCAGAAATCATCAAAAGCAAACAAGAAAGAGTTGCTCAGGCCAAAGGCAAAAACATTCCTTTGATGCTGGAACCCAGGGTCATGTTAGACTTCATTGATGTAtggtatcaaaatcctcaaacaccaattgatgatttgaagcttcctcctgggCCAAGCCATGTGCTGATGACATTTATTGACCAAGAAAAATGGAAGGTTGAAAAGGCCAAGAGGGCCACAAAGTAA
- the LOC123427702 gene encoding uncharacterized protein LOC123427702 isoform X2, which yields MPLSKLCCDMEPVGAATAAGFGAPRARSNHPQPPSPGSDLAPSPPATPVVAAFARCNTDAILSLSRPSSQNEDRTASWALHALTSSSATMKKKMTAGQGKRPSPNKVVFDVPSGSEDDEVDNAELSEIIKSKQERVAQAKGKNIPLMLEPRVMLDFIDVWYQNPQTPIDDLKLPPGPSHVLMTFIDQEKWKVEKAKRATK from the exons ATGCCGCTGTCG AAGCTATGTTGTGACATGGAACCTGTAGGTGCAGCAACAGCGGCCGGATTCGGTGCCCCGAGGGCCAGATCCAACCATCCCCAACCGCCCTCGCCCGGATCCGACCTCGCCCCCTCGCCTCCAGCAACTCCCGTCGTTGCTGCATTTGCCCGATGTAACACCG ATGCGATTCTATCCCTATCAAGACCCTCGAGCCAAAATGAGGATAGGACTGCATCATGGGCGTTACATGCACTCACTTCTTCAAGTGcaaccatgaagaaaaagatgactgcTGGACAAGGCAAAAGACCAAGTCCTAACAAAGTAGTCTTTGATGTTCCCTCAGGATCTGAGGATGATGAAGTTGACAATGCCGAACTTTCAGAAATCATCAAAAGCAAACAAGAAAGAGTTGCTCAGGCCAAAGGCAAAAACATTCCTTTGATGCTGGAACCCAGGGTCATGTTAGACTTCATTGATGTAtggtatcaaaatcctcaaacaccaattgatgatttgaagcttcctcctgggCCAAGCCATGTGCTGATGACATTTATTGACCAAGAAAAATGGAAGGTTGAAAAGGCCAAGAGGGCCACAAAGTAA
- the LOC123427702 gene encoding uncharacterized protein LOC123427702 isoform X3 codes for MDQGVFPNSQPRGSPWHPRRCSSSPASRSNKPLVTLSEHQARTPQLPCFIPSSLLLPLSRLISHIPHSSQSLVPWSKQCYHNVALPLNSSGRPGRCRMLQLDHAAVGAATAAGFGAPRARSNHPQPPSPGSDLAPSPPATPVVAAFARCNTAGLTLVVFAQEEIQEGSSSCVGDQFIFFIALDG; via the exons ATGGATCAAGGTGTTTTCCCCAACTCACAGCCGCGTGGGTCTCCATGGCACCCAAGGAGATGCTCCTCGTCCCCTGCAAGCCGAAGCAACAAGCCCCTCGTGACTTTGTCGGAGCACCAGGCTAGGACCCCGCAGCTCCCTTGCTTCATTCCCTCTTCCCTGCTTCTTCCTCTCTCTCGTCTCATCTCTCACATCCCTCATTCCTCACAAAGCCTCGTGCCATGGAGCAAGCAGTGCTACCATAATGTCGCATTGCCTCTGAACAGCTCAGGTCGCCCTGGACGTTGTAGGATGCTCCAGCTCGACCATGCCGCTGTCG GTGCAGCAACAGCGGCCGGATTCGGTGCCCCGAGGGCCAGATCCAACCATCCCCAACCGCCCTCGCCCGGATCCGACCTCGCCCCCTCGCCTCCAGCAACTCCCGTCGTTGCTGCATTTGCCCGATGTAACACCG CAGGACTTACATTGGTCGTTTttgcccaagaagaaattcaagaaggttcaagttcatgtgttggtgaccagttcattttcttcatcgcgCTCGACGGATGA